Proteins encoded by one window of Ramlibacter tataouinensis:
- a CDS encoding efflux RND transporter periplasmic adaptor subunit, which produces MNQPSAFPWRLASLVLATALAACSKPQPAPEPVRSVKVLTVGTSALASSHEYAGEVRPRVESRLGFRVAGKIVQRHAELGQRVRSGQVLAQLDAQDYRLAADAARAQVAAAATQRDLAAADFKRFAALKDQNFISGAELQRREASLKAAQAQLDQAQAQLAGQANQAGYTRLSADADGVITGIEAEPGQVVNAGSPVVRIARDGPRDVVFSVPEDKVARTRPGSPVAVRLWAGGEVVQGEVREVAASADPVTRTYSVKVSLPAGAQPPLGSTAYVSPQAPGTAGTPVIKLPTSALRQEGQGSAVWVLDRASMTVRSQPVQIATADGNEAVIAGGLQPGMLVVSAGVHVLAPGQKVRIYEERTATAGAARPAPAQPAVAATAAVQPVAAR; this is translated from the coding sequence ATGAATCAGCCTTCCGCATTCCCCTGGCGGCTCGCTTCGCTGGTCCTGGCCACCGCGCTGGCGGCCTGCTCCAAGCCGCAACCCGCGCCCGAACCGGTGCGATCGGTCAAGGTCCTGACGGTGGGCACCAGCGCCCTCGCGTCGTCGCACGAGTACGCCGGCGAGGTGCGGCCGCGAGTGGAGTCGCGCCTGGGCTTCCGCGTGGCCGGCAAGATCGTCCAGCGCCACGCGGAACTGGGCCAGCGCGTGCGGTCCGGCCAGGTGCTGGCGCAGCTGGACGCCCAGGATTACCGGCTGGCCGCCGATGCGGCGCGCGCCCAGGTGGCCGCGGCCGCCACCCAGCGCGACCTGGCCGCCGCCGACTTCAAGCGCTTCGCCGCGCTGAAGGACCAGAACTTCATCAGCGGCGCCGAGCTGCAGCGGCGCGAGGCGTCGCTCAAGGCGGCCCAGGCGCAACTGGACCAGGCCCAGGCGCAACTCGCCGGGCAGGCCAACCAGGCGGGCTACACCCGCCTGTCGGCCGACGCCGACGGCGTCATCACCGGCATCGAGGCCGAACCGGGCCAGGTGGTCAATGCCGGCTCGCCGGTGGTGCGCATCGCCCGCGACGGCCCGCGCGACGTGGTGTTCTCGGTGCCCGAGGACAAGGTGGCCCGCACCCGGCCCGGCTCGCCGGTGGCGGTGCGGCTGTGGGCCGGCGGCGAGGTGGTGCAGGGCGAGGTGCGCGAAGTGGCGGCCAGCGCCGACCCGGTCACGCGCACCTACTCCGTCAAGGTGTCGCTGCCCGCCGGGGCCCAGCCGCCGCTTGGATCGACCGCCTACGTGTCGCCGCAGGCGCCGGGCACGGCCGGCACCCCCGTGATCAAGCTGCCCACCAGCGCGCTGCGCCAGGAGGGGCAGGGCAGCGCCGTCTGGGTGCTGGACCGCGCCAGCATGACGGTGCGCTCGCAGCCGGTGCAGATCGCCACGGCGGACGGCAACGAGGCCGTGATCGCGGGCGGCCTGCAGCCCGGCATGCTGGTCGTTTCGGCCGGCGTGCACGTGCTGGCGCCGGGGCAGAAGGTGCGCATCTACGAGGAGCGCACCGCCACGGCGGGAGCGGCCCGGCCGGCGCCGGCGCAACCGGCGGTCGCGGCGACCGCCGCCGTGCAGCCGGTGGCTGCGCGATGA
- the hpnD gene encoding presqualene diphosphate synthase HpnD: protein MTPDQYVQEKAAASGSSFYYAFLFLPRPRRAAITAFYAFCREVDDVVDDVHDPSVAQAKLAWWQDEVARAFAGNPQHPALRALMPLAAEFGIEQHHLQAVIEGCRMDLQQTRYLDFPALERYCHLVAGVVGEVAARIFGQQDPATTAYAHRLGLAFQLTNIIRDVGEDALRGRIYLPVNELQQFEVKAHEISKRQYSDRFTALMRFQAERANRLYDEALALLPAADRRSQKPGLMMASIYRTLLREIEADGFRVLHQRTSLTPIRKLWLAWKVQALGRM, encoded by the coding sequence ATGACCCCCGATCAATACGTCCAGGAGAAGGCGGCAGCATCGGGCAGCAGCTTCTACTACGCCTTCCTGTTCCTGCCCCGGCCGCGCCGCGCGGCGATCACCGCCTTCTATGCCTTCTGCCGCGAAGTGGACGACGTCGTCGACGACGTGCACGACCCCAGCGTGGCCCAGGCCAAGCTGGCCTGGTGGCAGGACGAAGTGGCGCGCGCCTTCGCCGGCAATCCGCAACACCCGGCACTGCGCGCGCTGATGCCGCTGGCCGCGGAGTTCGGCATCGAGCAGCACCACCTGCAGGCCGTGATCGAAGGCTGCCGCATGGACCTGCAGCAGACCCGCTACCTGGACTTCCCGGCGCTGGAGCGCTACTGCCACCTGGTGGCCGGCGTCGTCGGCGAGGTGGCGGCGCGCATCTTCGGCCAGCAGGACCCCGCCACCACTGCCTACGCCCACCGGCTGGGACTGGCCTTCCAGCTCACCAACATCATCCGCGACGTCGGCGAGGACGCGCTGCGCGGCCGGATCTACCTGCCGGTGAACGAGCTGCAGCAGTTCGAGGTCAAGGCGCACGAGATCAGCAAGCGCCAGTACTCGGACCGCTTCACCGCGCTGATGCGCTTCCAGGCCGAGCGCGCGAACCGGCTGTACGACGAGGCGCTGGCGCTGTTGCCCGCGGCGGACCGCCGCAGCCAGAAGCCGGGCCTGATGATGGCCAGCATCTACCGCACCCTGCTGCGCGAGATCGAGGCCGACGGCTTCCGCGTCCTGCACCAGCGCACCAGCCTGACGCCGATCCGCAAGCTCTGGCTGGCCTGGAAGGTGCAGGCGCTGGGCCGGATGTGA
- the hpnE gene encoding hydroxysqualene dehydroxylase HpnE, with amino-acid sequence MRLAIVGGGWAGLAAAVAATRAGHAVTLLEATRQWGGRARSLPVELPGGGSATLDNGQHILIGAYRDCLALMRQVGVQPAQVLQSLPLTLLRPDGNGLKLPDWPAPFDALWGILRARGWSVADKLSLLAHAARWRLRGFECPDHWTVERLCLGLSPNVLRDLVEPLCVAALNLTAARASAAVFLRVLRDGLFGPRQEGWGASSLLIPRGDLGQVFPDAAARWLAAQGADLRLGARVQSLQPQAGAWQVDGEAFDAVLLACPAWEAARLVAGCGAPADWLTAAGALAHEPIATVYAGGGPRLPLPMLALSDGPAQFVFDRSLLGGPAGVLAFVASASQGDARTVEQAVLKQALALGWRVQPLRTVVEKRATFACVPALRRPPIAIAPGLLACGDYVQGPYPATLEGAVRSALEAVAQLTPEAGR; translated from the coding sequence ATCCGGCTGGCCATCGTCGGCGGCGGATGGGCGGGCCTGGCCGCCGCCGTGGCCGCCACCCGCGCCGGCCATGCCGTCACGCTGCTCGAGGCCACCCGCCAATGGGGCGGGCGCGCCCGCAGCCTGCCGGTGGAGCTGCCGGGCGGCGGCAGCGCGACGCTGGACAACGGCCAGCACATCCTGATCGGTGCCTACCGCGACTGCCTGGCGCTGATGCGGCAGGTGGGCGTGCAGCCGGCGCAGGTGCTGCAAAGCCTGCCGCTGACGCTCCTGCGGCCGGACGGCAACGGTTTGAAGCTGCCGGACTGGCCCGCACCGTTCGACGCCTTGTGGGGCATCCTGCGCGCGCGCGGCTGGTCGGTCGCCGACAAGCTCTCGCTGCTCGCGCACGCGGCCCGCTGGCGCCTGCGCGGCTTCGAGTGCCCGGACCACTGGACCGTCGAGCGCCTGTGCCTGGGCCTGAGCCCCAACGTGCTGCGCGACCTGGTCGAGCCGCTGTGCGTGGCGGCACTCAACCTGACCGCCGCCCGCGCCAGCGCCGCCGTGTTCCTGCGCGTGCTGCGCGACGGCCTGTTCGGCCCCCGCCAGGAGGGCTGGGGCGCTTCCAGCCTGCTGATTCCGCGCGGCGACCTGGGCCAGGTGTTTCCGGACGCCGCGGCCCGCTGGCTGGCGGCGCAGGGCGCCGACCTGCGCCTGGGCGCGCGCGTGCAGTCCCTGCAGCCGCAAGCCGGCGCCTGGCAGGTCGATGGCGAGGCATTCGATGCCGTGCTGCTGGCCTGCCCGGCGTGGGAGGCCGCTCGCCTGGTCGCCGGCTGCGGCGCGCCGGCCGACTGGCTGACGGCGGCCGGCGCCCTCGCGCACGAGCCGATCGCCACGGTGTACGCCGGCGGCGGGCCGCGCCTGCCGCTGCCGATGCTGGCTTTGTCCGACGGGCCGGCGCAGTTCGTGTTCGACCGCTCGCTGCTGGGCGGGCCTGCGGGCGTGCTGGCCTTCGTGGCGAGCGCCAGCCAGGGCGATGCGCGCACGGTCGAGCAAGCGGTGTTGAAGCAGGCGCTGGCCCTGGGCTGGCGCGTGCAGCCGCTACGGACCGTGGTGGAAAAGCGCGCCACCTTCGCCTGCGTGCCGGCGCTGCGGCGCCCGCCCATCGCCATCGCGCCCGGCCTGCTGGCCTGCGGCGACTACGTGCAGGGGCCCTACCCGGCCACGCTGGAAGGCGCGGTGCGCTCGGCGCTGGAGGCGGTGGCGCAGCTCACGCCGGAGGCAGGCCGCTGA
- the hpnC gene encoding squalene synthase HpnC, translated as MTANPSARSVDHYENFPVASWLCPPRLRPVVAAIYWFARTADDLADEGSASPAQRLAALAEYRADLAAAATAGGPSARWPQVFGPLAGALRDWRLPLPLLQDLLSAFEQDVARTRDGAGYRDRAELLDYCRRSANPVGRLMLHLYQVEDAASLARSDAICTALQLINFWQDIGQDLARGRRYLPEDDCRAHGVDPLAPADSDPGHRQALVRDECAWARGLMLEGAPLVHRVPGRAGWELRGVVQGGLRILDRIEALGFDTFLHRPKLRPLDLPLIAARMVRM; from the coding sequence GTGACCGCCAACCCATCCGCAAGGTCCGTCGACCACTACGAGAACTTCCCCGTCGCCTCCTGGCTGTGCCCGCCGCGGCTGCGGCCGGTGGTGGCCGCGATCTACTGGTTCGCCCGCACCGCAGACGACCTGGCGGACGAGGGCAGCGCCAGCCCAGCCCAGCGGCTGGCCGCCCTGGCCGAGTACCGGGCCGACCTGGCGGCGGCGGCGACTGCCGGCGGTCCCTCCGCGCGCTGGCCGCAGGTCTTCGGCCCCCTGGCCGGTGCCCTCCGCGACTGGCGGCTTCCCCTGCCCTTGCTCCAGGATCTGCTCAGCGCCTTCGAGCAGGACGTGGCCCGGACCCGCGACGGCGCCGGCTATCGCGATCGGGCCGAATTGCTGGACTACTGCCGCCGCTCCGCCAACCCGGTCGGCCGCCTGATGTTGCACCTGTACCAGGTCGAGGACGCGGCTTCGCTGGCCCGGTCCGATGCGATCTGCACGGCGCTGCAGCTGATCAACTTCTGGCAGGACATCGGCCAGGACCTCGCACGCGGCCGCCGCTACCTCCCCGAAGACGACTGCCGGGCGCACGGCGTCGATCCGCTGGCGCCGGCCGACTCGGACCCGGGGCACAGGCAGGCCCTGGTGCGCGACGAATGCGCGTGGGCCCGCGGCCTGATGCTGGAGGGCGCGCCGCTGGTGCACCGGGTGCCCGGCCGCGCCGGCTGGGAGCTGCGCGGCGTCGTGCAGGGCGGCCTGCGGATCCTCGACCGGATCGAAGCCCTGGGCTTCGACACCTTCCTCCACCGCCCCAAGCTGCGCCCGCTCGACCTGCCGCTGATCGCGGCGCGCATGGTGCGGATGTGA